One Henriciella litoralis genomic window carries:
- the pyrF gene encoding orotidine-5'-phosphate decarboxylase, protein MFADRLIAATDIFGPLCVGIDPHAGRIPAIFGGDTPEGVEKWGLALVEALAGQVGVIKPQVAFFERHGWQGMRALHNVAAAAREAGLLILMDAKRGDIGSTAQGYAEAWLGESAPFAADALTVNPYMGVDTLEPHVRLAEQNGKGVIVLARTSNPGSADFQARSLEGAPLYERVVEALAPMIERLKGACGFSGLMLVAGATGPEEARRLRTLAPDSLFLVPGYGAQGAGAEEAVAGFARKDNCLTGGVVSASRSVIFPEGSGDAETVDAWQQIIVRAVKLAREDLISATGCTHKLRVT, encoded by the coding sequence ATGTTTGCAGACCGGCTGATCGCGGCAACAGACATTTTTGGACCGCTCTGCGTGGGGATTGACCCGCATGCCGGGCGTATCCCGGCGATCTTCGGCGGCGACACGCCCGAAGGTGTCGAGAAGTGGGGCCTCGCCCTTGTTGAGGCGCTCGCAGGACAGGTTGGGGTCATCAAACCGCAAGTCGCCTTTTTCGAACGCCATGGCTGGCAAGGCATGCGCGCGCTTCACAATGTAGCGGCGGCGGCCCGCGAGGCCGGCCTCCTCATCCTGATGGACGCCAAGCGCGGCGATATCGGCTCAACCGCACAAGGTTATGCCGAGGCCTGGCTTGGCGAGAGCGCCCCGTTCGCTGCGGATGCCCTCACCGTAAACCCCTATATGGGCGTGGATACGCTGGAGCCGCATGTGCGCCTTGCCGAGCAAAACGGGAAAGGCGTGATTGTGCTGGCCCGTACCTCCAATCCCGGATCAGCCGACTTTCAGGCACGCTCTCTTGAAGGTGCCCCGCTCTATGAACGTGTCGTAGAAGCGCTCGCGCCGATGATCGAAAGGCTAAAAGGCGCGTGCGGCTTTTCAGGCCTGATGCTGGTCGCAGGTGCCACCGGGCCGGAGGAAGCCCGCCGCCTTCGCACGCTGGCCCCCGATTCCCTGTTTCTTGTGCCCGGCTATGGCGCGCAGGGGGCAGGCGCTGAAGAGGCCGTTGCCGGGTTCGCCCGCAAGGACAATTGCCTCACAGGCGGGGTCGTCAGCGCGTCACGGTCTGTGATCTTCCCGGAAGGGTCTGGCGACGCAGAAACCGTTGATGCCTGGCAGCAAATAATTGTTCGCGCGGTCAAGCTGGCGCGCGAAGACCTCATTTCCGCGACCGGCTGCACTCACAAACTCCGGGTAACGTAG